In Zingiber officinale cultivar Zhangliang chromosome 11B, Zo_v1.1, whole genome shotgun sequence, a single window of DNA contains:
- the LOC122035299 gene encoding oligopeptide transporter 5-like, whose product MAASVCDNNPQKLNDEAEKDDSPIEQVRMTVPTTDDPSLPCLTIRTWILGVFSCVLLSFVNQFFSYRTNQLSISSVCVQILALPIGRWMARVLPPTIIRIPLLNWSFSLNPGPFNMKEHVLLTIIASAGAGGDYAVHIVTIVKAFYHRGINFMAAILLTQTTQLLGFGWAGLFRKYLVDSPYMWWPANLIQVSLFRALNEVERRPKGGVTRLQFFLICTACSFSYYVVPNYFFPTITSISILCLIWKDSITIQQIGSGMRGLGVGAIAFDWATAAMIGSPIAAPIFVLFNVLAGYVILVYIIMPLCYWNNLYDARRFTFLTSHLFESSGKPYDLNRVLDTKTFTLNVEEYDNYSRIYISTFFAISYGIGFATLTATLSHVFLFDGQYMLKLWRQATSKANVNFLDVHGRIMKANYAAVPQWWFHLLLILVTALSIYTCEGFGGALQLPYWGILLAMAMAFFFTLPVGIITATTNSTPGLNIITEMVIGYIMPGKPLANVVFKTYGYMSMTQAITFLSDFKLGYYMKIPPRSMFVAQLAGAVIANASYFWTAWWLLTDVPHICDTNMLPDDTPWTCPNDSVFFSASVIWGVVGPRRMFGPGSTYAGLNYFFLLGFLAPAVVYLFYHLFPEKKWIRLINFPVIFGSSGGMPPNKSINYNCWFIVGFIFNYWVFKHHKQWWGRYAYVLSAALDAGTSFMGVIAFFALGNYSIYSVNWWGGVTDDYCPLAKCPTEPGAYIPQGCPELH is encoded by the exons ATGGCTGCTTCAGTTTGTGATAATAATCCTCAGAAATTGAATG ATGAAGCGGAGAAGGACGACAGCCCAATTGAGCAGGTGCGGATGACGGTGCCGACGACCGATGATCCATCGCTGCCCTGCCTGACTATCCGGACGTGGATCCTGGGCGTTTTCAGCTGCGTCCTCCTCTCCTTCGTCAACCAGTTCTTCAGCTACCGCACCAACCAGCTCTCCATCTCCAGCGTCTGCGTCCAGATCCTGGCGCTGCCCATCGGCCGCTGGATGGCCCGCGTCCTCCCGCCGACGATCATCAGGATCCCTCTACTCAACTGGTCCTTCTCCCTCAACCCCGGCCCCTTCAACATGAAGGAGCACGTCCTCCTCACCATCATCGCCAGCGCCGGAGCCGGCGGCGATTACGCCGTCCACATCGTCACCATCGTCAAGGCCTTCTACCACCGCGGCATCAATTTCATGGCCGCCATCCTCCTCACACAAACCACTCAA TTGTTAGGATTTGGCTGGGCTGGATTGTTCAGAAAATACTTGGTGGATTCTCCTTATATGTGGTGGCCTGCCAATCTCATTCAAGTCTCTCTATTCAG AGCGCTGAACGAAGTAGAACGGCGGCCCAAGGGCGGCGTGACGCGGCTCCAGTTCTTCCTCATTTGCACGGCCTGCAGCTTCTCCTACTACGTCGTCCCCAACTACTTCTTCCCGACCATCACCTCCATCTCGATCCTCTGCCTCATTTGGAAGGACTCCATCACCATCCAACAGATCGGCTCCGGCATGCGAGGCCTCGGCGTCGGCGCCATCGCCTTCGACTGGGCCACCGCCGCCATGATCGGCAGCCCCATCGCGGCGCCCATCTTCGTCCTCTTCAACGTCCTCGCCGGCTACGTCATCCTAGTCTACATCATCATGCCCCTCTGCTACTGGAACAACCTCTACGACGCCCGCCGCTTCACCTTCCTCACTTCGCACCTCTTCGAGAGCTCCGGCAAGCCCTACGACCTCAACCGCGTCCTCGACACCAAGACCTTCACCCTCAACGTCGAGGAGTACGACAACTACAGCCGCATCTACATCAGCACCTTCTTCGCCATCTCCTACGGCATCGGCTTCGCCACCCTCACCGCCACCCTCTCCCACGTCTTCCTCTTCGACGGCCAGTACATGCTCAAGCTGTGGCGGCAGGCGACGTCCAAGGCGAACGTGAACTTCCTGGACGTGCACGGCCGGATCATGAAGGCCAACTACGCCGCCGTGCCGCAGTGGTGGTTCCACCTCCTCCTCATCCTCGTCACCGCGCTCTCCATCTACACCTGCGAGGGCTTCGGAGGCGCCCTGCAGCTGCCTTACTGGGGCATCCTCCTCGCCATGGCCATGGCCTTCTTCTTCACCCTGCCCGTCGggatcatcaccgccaccacCAATTCG ACGCCTGGACTGAACATTATAACAGAGATGGTGATCGGTTACATAATGCCGGGAAAGCCATTGGCTAATGTGGTATTCAAAACCTACGGCTATATGAGTATGACCCAAGCCATCACCTTTCTCAGCGACTTCAAGCTCGGTTACTATATGAAGATTCCTCCTAGATCCATGTTCGTTGCTCAG ttgGCGGGGGCGGTGATCGCCAACGCGAGCTACTTCTGGACGGCATGGTGGTTGCTCACCGACGTCCCCCACATTTGCGATACCAACATGTTGCCGGACGACACCCCGTGGACATGCCCCAATGACTCCGTCTTCTTCAGTGCCTCCGTTATTTGGGGCGTCGTCGGGCCTCGCCGGATGTTCGGCCCCGGCTCCACCTACGCTGGCCTCAACTACTTCTTCCTCCTCGGCTTCCTTGCCCCCGCCGTCGTCTACCTCTTCTACCACCTCTTCCCGGAGAAGAAGTGGATTCGGCTCATCAACTTCCCCGTCATCTTTGGGTCCTCCGGCGGCATGCCCCCTAACAAGTCCATCAACTACAATTGCTGGTTCATCGTCGGCTTCATCTTCAACTACTGGGTGTTCAAGCACCACAAGCAGTGGTGGGGCCGCTACGCCTACGTGTTGTCCGCTGCCCTTGACGCCGGCACGAGCTTCATGGGCGTTATCGCCTTCTTCGCCCTTGGGAACTATAGCATCTACTCCGTCAACTGGTGGGGAGGAGTCACCGACGACTACTGCCCCCTCGCTAAATGCCCCACCGAGCCCGGCGCCTACATCCCCCAGGGTTGTCCTGAACTTCATTGA